From a region of the Podarcis muralis chromosome 16, rPodMur119.hap1.1, whole genome shotgun sequence genome:
- the CHFR gene encoding E3 ubiquitin-protein ligase CHFR isoform X1 has translation MEHSEVRGQIQQQRQRKPWGKLIRLGAEEAEPHLLLLKKELTIGRKKGCDLSFPGNKLVSGDHCKIRVDEESGQVSLEDTSTNGTVINKQKVVKKQTYPLQTGDVIYVIYRKNEPENNVAYLYESLNPKQDPANEPVEATVKSMCHMTKDTSSTRQSEDGTSAALPPSANQASYDEPQPSTSTSNLFNAASTSLAEAISTEQDNPSTSGSQSYAFIPAPSLPGLEPCGPEASLKHKQPNVNTETSDTSSGDKEKTVSAMPKLKSRDEEEALEPARKKIKAGGDASTYLQVIPPNVCAIKTGTEDTKSPNVKPDKMEETLTCIICQELLHDCVSLQPCMHTFCAACYSGWMERSSLCPTCRCPVERICKNHILNNLVEAYLIQHPDKCRNEEDVRSMDARNKITQDMLQPKVRRSFSDEEGSSEDLLELSDVDSESSDISQPYIVCRQCPGYRRQPVTAIASPGQEGETEARQPLGDAPSTSANFPTAVQEYVCPSQGSHVICTCCFQPMPDRRAEREQNPHIAPQQCTICLQPFCHLYWGCTRVACFGCLAPFCEINLGDKCLDGVLNGNNYESDILKDYLASRGLTWKNMLNESLLALQRGVFILPDYRITGETVLCYCCGLRSFRELAYQYRQNIPVAELPVAVTSRPDCYWGRNCRTQVKAHHAMKFNHICEQTRFKN, from the exons ATGGAGCACTCGGAAGTCAGAGGACAAATACAGCAGCAAAGGCAGCGGAAGCCTTGGGGAAAGCTGATCCGCTTGGGGGCGGAGGAAGCCGAGCCTCACCTCTTGTTGCTGAAGAAAGAGTTGACAATTGGGAGGAAAAAAG GTTGCGACCTGTCCTTTCCTGGCAACAAACTGGTGTCTGGAGATCACTGTAAAATAAGGGTGGATGAAGAATCTGGTCAAGTATCACTGGAGGATACCAG CACTAATGGAACGGTTATTAACAAACAGAAGGTGGTGAAGAAGCAGACTTACCCGTTACAGACTGGAGATGTGATCTATGTTATTTACAGGAAAAATGAGCCAGAAAACA ATGTTGCATATCTTTATGAATCCTTGAATCCAAAACAGGACCCAGCTAATGAGCCAGTAG aagCCACTGTCAAAAGCATGTGCCATATGACCAAAGATACCTCAAGTACCAGACAAAGCGAAGATGGGACCTCAGCGGCATTGCCACCGTCGGCTAACCAGGCTAGCTATGACGAACCACAGCCATCCACTTCCACGTCGAACCTCTTTAATGCTGCTTCTACCTCTCTCGCTGAGGCCATATCCACGGAGCAGGATAATCCTTCAACATCTG GGTCGCAATCGTACGCCTTTATTCCTGCACCTTCCCTGCCTGGCTTAGAACCATGTGGTCCAGAAGCGTCACTTAAACACAAGCAGCCAAATGTAAATACTGAAACTTCTGACACTTCTTCAGGGGATAAAGAGAAAACCGTGTCGGCTATGCCCAAGTTGAAAAGCAGGGATGAAGAGGAAGCCCTGGAGCCTGCcaggaagaaaataaaagcag GTGGCGACGCCAGCACGTATCTCCAGGTGATTCCTCCAAACGTATGTGCAATTAAAACAGGGACCGAAGACACAAAGTCACCAAATGTGAAGCCAGACAAAATGGAAGAAACACTCACCTGTATCATCTGCCAAGAGCTGCTGCATGACTGTGTCAG CTTGCAGCCCTGCATGCACACTTTCTGTGCCGCGTGTTACTCAGGATGGATGGAACGCTCCTCTCTCTGTCCAACTTGCCGCTGTCCGGTGGAACGTATCTGTAAAAACCATATTTTGAACAATTTGGTGGAAGCTTACCTCATCCAGCACCCAG ATAAGTGTCGCAATGAAGAAGATGTGCGAAGCATGGATGCCCGGAACAAAATCACTCAAGACATGCTTCAGCCAAAGGTGCGGAGGTCCTTTTCGGATGAAGAAGGAAGTTCTGAAGATCTGCTGGAGCTGTCTGACGTAGATAGCGAATCCTCTGATATTAG TCAGCCATACATTGTGTGCCGACAGTGTCCGGGGTACCGCCGGCAACCCGTTACGGCCATTGCCTCCCCGGGCCAGGAAGGAGAAACGGAAGCCCGGCAGCCCTTGGGGGATGCACCATCTACCTCTGCCAACTTTCCAACAG CTGTCCAGGAGTATGTGTGTCCTTCTCAAGGAAGCCACGTGATATGCACTTGCTGTTTCCAGCCGATGCCAGACCGCAGAGCAGAGCGGGAACAGAATCCGCATATCGCCCCCCAGCAAT GCACCATCTGTCTCCAACCCTTCTGTCACTTGTACTGGGGTTGCACTCGAGTGGCATGTTTTGGTTGCTTGGCACCATTCTGTG AAATAAATCTTGGTGACAAGTGTTTAGATGGCGTCCTTAATGGCAATAACTATGAATCGGATATTCTAAAG GATTACCTGGCATCCAGGGGTTTAACATGGAAAAATATGTTAAACGAAAGTCTCCTAGCTCTTCAAAGAGGAGTTTTTATTTTACCAG ATTACCGCATTACTGGAGAAACTGTTCTCTGTTACTGTTGTGGCCTCCGCAGCTTCCGAGAGCTTGCTTATCAGTACAGGCAGAATATTCCTGTTGCTGAATTGCCAG TGGCTGTCACGTCACGCCCTGATTGCTATTGGGGGCGCAATTGCCGGACTCAGGTCAAAGCTCACCATGCAAT
- the CHFR gene encoding E3 ubiquitin-protein ligase CHFR isoform X2, with protein sequence MEHSEVRGQIQQQRQRKPWGKLIRLGAEEAEPHLLLLKKELTIGRKKGCDLSFPGNKLVSGDHCKIRVDEESGQVSLEDTSTNGTVINKQKVVKKQTYPLQTGDVIYVIYRKNEPENNVAYLYESLNPKQDPANEPVEATVKSMCHMTKDTSSTRQSEDGTSAALPPSANQASYDEPQPSTSTSNLFNAASTSLAEAISTEQDNPSTSGDKEKTVSAMPKLKSRDEEEALEPARKKIKAGGDASTYLQVIPPNVCAIKTGTEDTKSPNVKPDKMEETLTCIICQELLHDCVSLQPCMHTFCAACYSGWMERSSLCPTCRCPVERICKNHILNNLVEAYLIQHPDKCRNEEDVRSMDARNKITQDMLQPKVRRSFSDEEGSSEDLLELSDVDSESSDISQPYIVCRQCPGYRRQPVTAIASPGQEGETEARQPLGDAPSTSANFPTAVQEYVCPSQGSHVICTCCFQPMPDRRAEREQNPHIAPQQCTICLQPFCHLYWGCTRVACFGCLAPFCEINLGDKCLDGVLNGNNYESDILKDYLASRGLTWKNMLNESLLALQRGVFILPDYRITGETVLCYCCGLRSFRELAYQYRQNIPVAELPVAVTSRPDCYWGRNCRTQVKAHHAMKFNHICEQTRFKN encoded by the exons ATGGAGCACTCGGAAGTCAGAGGACAAATACAGCAGCAAAGGCAGCGGAAGCCTTGGGGAAAGCTGATCCGCTTGGGGGCGGAGGAAGCCGAGCCTCACCTCTTGTTGCTGAAGAAAGAGTTGACAATTGGGAGGAAAAAAG GTTGCGACCTGTCCTTTCCTGGCAACAAACTGGTGTCTGGAGATCACTGTAAAATAAGGGTGGATGAAGAATCTGGTCAAGTATCACTGGAGGATACCAG CACTAATGGAACGGTTATTAACAAACAGAAGGTGGTGAAGAAGCAGACTTACCCGTTACAGACTGGAGATGTGATCTATGTTATTTACAGGAAAAATGAGCCAGAAAACA ATGTTGCATATCTTTATGAATCCTTGAATCCAAAACAGGACCCAGCTAATGAGCCAGTAG aagCCACTGTCAAAAGCATGTGCCATATGACCAAAGATACCTCAAGTACCAGACAAAGCGAAGATGGGACCTCAGCGGCATTGCCACCGTCGGCTAACCAGGCTAGCTATGACGAACCACAGCCATCCACTTCCACGTCGAACCTCTTTAATGCTGCTTCTACCTCTCTCGCTGAGGCCATATCCACGGAGCAGGATAATCCTTCAACATCTG GGGATAAAGAGAAAACCGTGTCGGCTATGCCCAAGTTGAAAAGCAGGGATGAAGAGGAAGCCCTGGAGCCTGCcaggaagaaaataaaagcag GTGGCGACGCCAGCACGTATCTCCAGGTGATTCCTCCAAACGTATGTGCAATTAAAACAGGGACCGAAGACACAAAGTCACCAAATGTGAAGCCAGACAAAATGGAAGAAACACTCACCTGTATCATCTGCCAAGAGCTGCTGCATGACTGTGTCAG CTTGCAGCCCTGCATGCACACTTTCTGTGCCGCGTGTTACTCAGGATGGATGGAACGCTCCTCTCTCTGTCCAACTTGCCGCTGTCCGGTGGAACGTATCTGTAAAAACCATATTTTGAACAATTTGGTGGAAGCTTACCTCATCCAGCACCCAG ATAAGTGTCGCAATGAAGAAGATGTGCGAAGCATGGATGCCCGGAACAAAATCACTCAAGACATGCTTCAGCCAAAGGTGCGGAGGTCCTTTTCGGATGAAGAAGGAAGTTCTGAAGATCTGCTGGAGCTGTCTGACGTAGATAGCGAATCCTCTGATATTAG TCAGCCATACATTGTGTGCCGACAGTGTCCGGGGTACCGCCGGCAACCCGTTACGGCCATTGCCTCCCCGGGCCAGGAAGGAGAAACGGAAGCCCGGCAGCCCTTGGGGGATGCACCATCTACCTCTGCCAACTTTCCAACAG CTGTCCAGGAGTATGTGTGTCCTTCTCAAGGAAGCCACGTGATATGCACTTGCTGTTTCCAGCCGATGCCAGACCGCAGAGCAGAGCGGGAACAGAATCCGCATATCGCCCCCCAGCAAT GCACCATCTGTCTCCAACCCTTCTGTCACTTGTACTGGGGTTGCACTCGAGTGGCATGTTTTGGTTGCTTGGCACCATTCTGTG AAATAAATCTTGGTGACAAGTGTTTAGATGGCGTCCTTAATGGCAATAACTATGAATCGGATATTCTAAAG GATTACCTGGCATCCAGGGGTTTAACATGGAAAAATATGTTAAACGAAAGTCTCCTAGCTCTTCAAAGAGGAGTTTTTATTTTACCAG ATTACCGCATTACTGGAGAAACTGTTCTCTGTTACTGTTGTGGCCTCCGCAGCTTCCGAGAGCTTGCTTATCAGTACAGGCAGAATATTCCTGTTGCTGAATTGCCAG TGGCTGTCACGTCACGCCCTGATTGCTATTGGGGGCGCAATTGCCGGACTCAGGTCAAAGCTCACCATGCAAT